In Lathyrus oleraceus cultivar Zhongwan6 chromosome 2, CAAS_Psat_ZW6_1.0, whole genome shotgun sequence, the DNA window GCATGGTAATCAATATACTTGTTAGGATTTATGCTTCTTATCTTAGGGGGGGTTAAATATTCATTTTATCTATATTTCTTATAAGGGACACCACATTGATCTCCATTTCGTTTTCTTTCTATTATTACACTGGTCATGTTTGTAAAGCTTTATGGAGTTTCATTACTTCGACCACACCGGCGCCGATAGTCATAGGCTTATCATGTACATTATGATACTTGAGCTTGAGATGCACTGGGGAATCTGTTGCATCCAATATAGCCACGAAAGGTCTTCCCAAAATGCAATTATATGCGCTCATGCATGGGACAACTATGAATTATAGATTTATGGTTATGGTATACCTTCATTCTTCTAGGGTGGCCATCAGCTCAAAGCACCCATTGGCGGACCATGCTTCCATTGAAAGATAGAAAATCAGAGCCCCCGTATGACTAAAGCTTTCCCTTATTCATTCCCATTTTTTAAAGAGTTGAGCATACATGATACCGCGGGACTTCCACCATCGATGAGAACCCTAAAGATATCACAGTTGACCATGGTGGGTGTTATGATCAGAGGGATGATGTCATTCAGAATTCCCTCCATTTTCTATTGTCAAGGAATCTAAGGATGGGTCTCTCTAGGTTCTTGGCGGAGATTTTTCCTTGTTCATTACTGAAGACTATCATCTTGGATATTCGCCTTTTGATGGTGCCCTTCAAAGGGTTGTTCAGCTTTTGGACACTCTCCGTTACAAAATAAATGTAAATACATTTCTCCATTTAGTCTACTTCTTCTTCATCAGCCACAACTTCAATGACCTTTTTCGGGGATGTCTCGTTCTTTTAGGGAGACCGCTTTCTCTTAGGTGAATCTTTTCAGTTTCAAAGGTTCCCTCTCCCTCCCTGGTTATATTTCCTAATGTCTTCCTGGGTTTATTTAGACAAGCATCCCTTATTATCAACTAATTAATGTCATCCTTCAGCTGGATGCAACCATTAGTGTTGTGGTCGTGACTTTTATGGAAACAACAATATTTTAATTTGTCTGTTCTCTTGGATTGTTTAGTGGGTAGAGAAGCTAGATCTTGGCCTCTTTGAATTTGGTACTGGCGCAATCCTGCATAAAAATTTCTCTACAAGTGATCAAATGGGTATAAGAGGAACCTCTCAATTGGGACCCCCGTTCCCCGTCATCTCTTCAATGGTTAGAATGTTCCTTGGGAATTTCATCACACACAACTTTTCCAAAATATCCTCCAATCAGCTAGAAGCTCTTCCTCCTAGTTTATTTATGGTCGATCCTTGTTCAACAATTCTCTCATGTTTCCCGCTCCTTCTAGACCTAACTTCTCTAAAAAACATACATTCAACTATCATTCCTTTCTTAAACATCCATCACTTTTATTACCCATCTCCTACTACCATAGCCACTTTAGTGAACTTGTCAATGTATTTCCTGAAGGTCTCTTTCTTACCCTGAGTAATTCTACTAAGTACCACCATCATGGTCAATTTCTTCTTCTGGGTGGTAAGTTAAGAGGTgaacacccccccccccccaccaccaccaccacacacacacacacgagTATATACTCTCGTCTGTGAGAGACTTGTACCACTTCCTGGTAGCTCATGTGAGGGTTAATGCAAAGATTTTTCACTTGACACGTCCTTCAATGTGATAAAAATAATCTTCATTATTAACATGTTTGATATGCTCGTCGAGATCCCCGATCCCGTCGTAGTCAGATAACTTTAGAGGCTTCTCCAATAATATCTATATCCTACTATCAAGAATATAAACGAACAATAGGTTTCTCCTTTATTCTGCTACTGGAACAACTATTTCATATCTTTTTGTTTCCCTTGTATCGAGGGATCAAGGAGCGTGTTAAATGAGGAGCTTACAAAGGAATATGGTTTCCACTTCTTCCTAACGAGTTTGGGGGAGTTCAGTGTCTCTCGCTCCTGTGAGGTTGTGGATATGGTGGAATTTCTTTGTTTATTGTAGATGCCCTGACTGAGGTTGTATCTAGAATGACTAAAGGACAACCTTGTGAAGTCGCATCACGTACGGTGCCTCCCCGGGGATGAGCGAACTATATGTTTTCTTTTAATCTCATAATCCTTCCAGTTAGGAGTTGATAATTTTTCTATTACATCGTATTGTACATGTTATTCATCAAATCACTTTTCCTTGTACACCTATGTTTTCTTGCAATAGTTGCAGATCGGGAAAAATCTTTAGTGTGGTCATCAAAGGCTAAGGAGGAGGTTGATTAGGTAGTCTAGGTAGACCAAGTTGTTGACAAGGTTGCAAAATTAGAAGATATTGAGATATTCCTTGAATGACTCCCAGAGGAACTGCATTTTAGTCAATTGGATTTGATGACAATGTAACTAACACTAGATCATTTGATCCTATATGAGGATGACGAGGAGGTTTCTTGTTTCCATCTGTcacagcagcaacaacaacaactcTGGCATATCTAATGGACTTGGAATTAACCATAGTAAAAGATGTCGAATTTCATATTTCAGGTGATGAGGGTTGTAGCTTGACGATCGAAGATCTGAATCttcaacataaaaatgaaggtTTCTTGGTGATGTTTGTAGGATTCAAAACTTTATTCCCATAATGACGCCTTTATTCTGAGAGACAACTAGAAATGTAAGATGGTTCATTGTGATTGTACTTTTGGCAAGTGCACTGAGCTTTCTGATACAGACGCAAGGAGTTTTGCCTACAAGGTTATCACTCTATCACCCACGCCAGTGAGATGATGAAAGATGAGCAATGAAGATGGATTTGAATTACCTGTAAAATGATGCACTATTATCTTTATATAGCAAATATGGTTATAATCACTTTGCGTGGAAGGATGAGTACCCTTCCTGGGAGCATTTGATTGATATGGACGGTATGTGATGAGTTAAAGGCTAGGATTGTCTGTGTTCAAGAGAATGAAGGTCCTTATTTCTTCCGCGTTGTCCCCAATAGCGTTCTCACTTAGGACTTCCTTAATGAGCCTTTTAAGCGGCCTATAACAGTTTCAATCTAGGGATACGTGGGTTATAAGCTAGCTTTTAGGGATGATACCTAACCATATTAACATGGTATATAGGTCTTGTTTTGATATTCCTTGAATTATTTGTTTCTTCCGCTTTGAGTTCTCAAAAACAAAAGTTTGGGATGTGTTTTTTTTAAATGATAAGTTCTATTAAGGAAAAAAAATTCTTTGAATTGCTAAGTTATTCTCAGTATGTTGTATTCCACTTTTGTGTCCATGAAGACCATGATTGAATTATATATGATTTTGATTGATTCACTCACTATTTGTTCTAGTATTGGTTATGCATACTCTCCCCCCCCCCCCTTGATTTCTCTCATCTCCCTATTGGTTCTTCTATTTGGTTATTTCTCTCTCCATTTTTCTTCTATTTTTTACTCCTCTCCTTATTGGTTCTTCTGGTTTTTGTTGCTTCTCTCTATTGGTTCTTCTATTTGGTTACTCCTCTTTAATTTAGATCGATTGtgtttggtttggtttagtttgAATTGGATTGGTTCAATTTGAACTTATTTGGTTCAATTTGATTTAGTTAGTTTTGGTATGTTTGGTTCAAATTGATTTGGTTTGATTTGATATGGTATGATTTGATTTGGTTTAAATTGATATGATTTGATTTTGTTTGATTCAATTTTGTTTGGTTGAGTTTGGATTAGATTACTTCGATTTGATTGATTTGATTCAGTTTGATTTAGTTCATTTCGCTTTGATTTGATTCAAATTGATTTGGTTCAACTTGACTTGTTGGTTTGGTTTGTTCTCTCTCTTTGGATGCTCCCTCCTCAATTAGTTTCTCTCTTTGATTTTTGTAATTGTTACTTTTTCTCTCTTTAGTTTTCATTCCTCTTTATGACGGTTTGATTTCTTCAATTGTTACTTTTTCTCTCTTTAGTTTTCATTCCTCTTTATGACGGTTCTTCTTATTGGTTACTTTTTTCCGTTAGTTATGATATTAGTTAGTTTGATTTGACCGATTATTTTTAAGGTTAAACTGTAACAAGCTTAAAGTTTAATAAGCTTTAACTTGAAGGGAGAGTGTTAAGAGTTTTAAATTtgtattatttttttattaattatatttttattttttgtatgACAAATTCTAAATATTTTATGTCAATATATTGTGAGTTTGAAGAGAGATATTAGATAATATAAAATAGGCTTTTATTATACTTAAACTAACGGTAGTTTAATCgatttatattttattatatatCCTCGTTGTAAGTCTTATTTTCATATCTTATTTATATTATTAAAAGTCTAATATGTTTCTCCATATCTCTACTCTTAACCAATAGCTCAAATATTCAATATTCTAATGCACTAAGAcaaaaaattattattttttccTATTTGAACAAAATCATCGAGATCCAAAGTGTGATGTAATGAGTAATACTAAAGGTTTAAAACCATAGCACTTGATACAAAAGGTCTTGCTAAGAATTTTTTTTAGGAAACAACAATAGTGGCATAACTATTTGTTCGTGCAAATGAAGATTTCACACATTTAAATTTAGTAATTTCTATctctttttaaaaaaattaaaggAAATAAATCGAAATTCGCTTACAAAATAAATACATTTAATCTTTAAAAAAGTATAAATATTGACTTAAGATTCTTGAAGAAGATTCTAATCACATATAAATTAAAATAACATATGCAATGAGACATTTTTATAAGAGATACTCCCTCCtttcctttttaagtgtcattttcttgataaatttgtgtttttttttaattgtCACGGGTAGAATTCAAGGTAGTATTAAATGCATTTTTGTCAAAATTACTCCTATGTAATTATTacagagagagaaaaagtaaaatgaatgtagAATATAATTAAGTGTATTATATGTAAAATGAGAATTATTGTTTaaaaattaacaataataattaGCTTTCTTGATATGTgtaaaaaatcaaaatttgacacttaaaaagaaacggaGGGAATATATTTTTATAAGAGAGGTAAGTATGTGTTTTTCTGTTGGACTAGGAATATCCAAAAATTGTTCTTTCTGTCGTGTTCTCTAAAAACAGCAAACACAGCACAATTGCCAACACAACTGTCACATTTGTCTGTCTCTTTTAATGCTCCCTGCTGAAAGaatttcatttgtcatttacgGAAATAATGCTCCCTGCTGAAAGaatttcatttgtcatttatGGAAATAAGAATAACAAGTGTACACATAATATCCAACTATATTATAAAAAAATCTATTTTGATACGACAAAATTTAGTAAATTAATCCTAACTTTTCAATTCTTACTTTCTTCAATGTGAACTTTCATATCAGCACTACTACAAGGTTTTTGAAGAAGCAGCTTCAAATTTGTACAGAAGAATTTGGatacaataataataataatgataattATAATTATACAATTACAAACAACAATTGATTTTGAATTCAACCTGAAAAACTATCGATACTACTGCTATACATACATCAACTCTCAAATCTTTATATAAACAACACAAACTATCTTCATTTCCTTACAgaaaatgagtttttttttacCTTTGAAGCTATATACCCGccaaaaaaaacaacaaaatgCTACTCataatttttatttgaaatttaGTATTGTATAATAATAAACTTCATGGCCCCATTAGTACTCTTCCCATGTTCTGCGTGCAAGGATACGCGGAACGGTTCAAAGACGAACCATCGTTCCTATTTTCTCTAGAACCAAATGGATTTGAACCGTTGTTTAGAACACCATAGTATACCGGAACCGATGTAGTATGAACAAACTTGAAATTGGAATTGCTTGTTTGAGTTTGACTGTTATTACCGAATTCGGAGAGCAGCATCTGCCTTTGGCCAATCGATCTATTTTCAGTTGCTGAGTTGATTCCCATCCCAAGGTTAAGACTAATAGTATCACTTTCTTCCAACTTTATCCTTTTCGTTTCAATTGAAGCTGCGTGTCTTGACATGTCATGGCTGCTATTCCTCGCCGCAGGTACATCGTGATTGTGTTTACCTTCGTATGTTGTTATTACAGCTTTCGGATCATGCGAAGCCCTCTCCACGTGTTTTCTCACGGGGCAACCCGCATTTGTACATTTGTAATAACTCCTGCATAATAAAAATGATAGTAAGATAGTACACAATAAACAAGGAATATGTAACAAAGTACAACGTTTTTAATGCATGTTTTGAATCATGTTGCGTTTGATGAAATTCCGGGGGGGGCCATGATTTTGCTGAAGCTCCAATGTATGGTTTTTGCAAAATCAAATTGGCTCGCCGTGATTCTATCAAGCTCACCGAGAATTTAAACATGCACTTTGTCATTGTCAGCACGAAGAAGTTAAAATCATAAACACGTTAGTCACATATGGCGTGTTGTATCCATCGATGTCACTAAAGAATGAAACAAGAGATACCTTGGGTTAGGATTACCCCTCACCACCTTCTGTCCATATTTACGCCAGCGGTATCCATCGTCCAATATATCAACTTCGCTCATGGTCTGTACAACAACTCGCGGCTCTCGGATAGGCTTAACAATAGGAATGATTTCAGCATTTCCAAGTTCCATTTTTCTGCTCAATAAAATACAACATGGTTAGTAAGCAAGCACACATTCTGAAGAAAACCTAAACCTTAACTGCCCTTAGTAATCATACCTTCGCTTGGAGAAGGGATCATCGTCATCAACCTCGTCATTTATCCTAGTTGACGCAAATCTAGCACCGTCTAGACTAAGATCATTTGTTGCTACAGGTGATTGCTCTGGACTATTAGATGCTTTGTCTATCCTATTACCGGACCTCTCTCCTTGCGTAGACATAACAGAACCAGCCGAGTATCGGTTGCTTGGTTGAGGTTTAGGATGATCATGTGTTCCTTTATAAATAATCTCGGTGATTTGACCGTCATGAGAGCATTCGAAAAGTTTTTTCACTTCACAGTTAGGATGCGTACATTTGTAATAGCTGCGGGGAAATTCACTTCCTTTAACATGTTTTTGTCCATACTTTCGCCAATTGTATCCATCGTTAAACGATTGAGGGCCATTAGCTGTGTTGCCTTTGAGGTTAAGTTCATTCGAATTGACATCAACGGGAGCACAAGTGCCGGAACTAACCATTTGAACAGGTGATGATAGGCTTAATTCATTAGATTGATCTTCTATCTCATTTTCATTTAACGGTGAGGAACGAAACGATTGAACTTTTTCTTGACCTTCTACTTGAGTAGATTGTTCGCTTAAGTCATTGTTGAAGTCTGCAGGAACCTTAACATGAGTGAATAGCATCCGATAAGTGCTAAGCAGTTAGTAATCTTCAAAACAATATAAACTAAAACACAATAACAATTTGTTTCCATTAAAACGTTAATAATATCAATTACCATATTTCTATCATGTGGTTTAAACTCAAAGAAACTTGATTTTCTGCCATTAGCAGCGCTGGTATTGAAGCAAGCAGAGGTTACAGAAAATGTAGCAGAACCAGGAGAAGCCATAGAACAATGTAAAGCTTGAAGAAAGGACCCGGTAGTCGGCGATGGCTCCACCTGCAAAGTAATGATACAAGTAACACTTAAACTACAATCCTCTGCGTAACTACGTGCAACGACAGATGAATCAATCGAAAAATCTTTTAATTCAAATACACAAAAAGATCGATACACTGAAACAATTTTATTTCTCAGATAAATAAACACATACAAAATCATCAGAGAAACCAAAATAACCTGATAAAGGTAGCATAGTTCACTATAATACGTGGAACTGTGGAAGCTAGTAGTTACTTATATAATCAATCATATCTTAGAAAAGTCGCTCCAATATGAATTTCGCACAGAATTCTAAACAAATTAAGACCGTCGTTGAGGCCATTAACAACTAGATTCTTCTAGAAAATCATGTCCTATATTCTCTCAGCACACAACTAAAATCAATCCATTAATCATTGGCAAAGCATTGATTCATCTGTCCCACATAGTGCAGTACAAACCAATAACACTTTTCTGTGCACTCAGCTACACCGTTAAATATAAAAAAGGACAAGAACCAATCAATATGAAGATTGATTCATTACGTGAAAAAACAACACTgataataaaataataaaaaaagaatGCAGGGTCGTCTTAAGTTTTCGAAGGCCCTCTATAGATTAACCACAGTTTAAGCATGACAAATCAAATAGAGGTTCTATTTTATCATGGTTTAACAGTGACAAATATTTTATGAGTCATTTCTTAGCCACAGCTTCAAAACGTGTCAAATTTTTGGACTCTGTGCGTTACCCCGCCATGTAGACCCTCAAAAAGACGGCCCGGCCCGGGAAGAATGTCATGTGATCCTCAACCAGCTAAAGTCGTTTGAGCATAAAGCAGCCAATACAAAATTCTATAAGCACAAGCATCAAAACCTAACCAACTCATACATAAATGAAGGATCATAcaagaaaaaaaaacatttttaaaGATTAAAAATCCACCATTTTGCCACGAGATTAAACAATAAGCATATAAGAATCTATAACTTTATTATATTTGGAATTTTCAGCTCATCAGCATTCAAATCTAGTAATCTTAAGTCATCAAATATTCCTTTCAAAAAGATAAAATTTGTGGCCACTCACAGCCACACCAGCCAGATATGCAAATTTTGGCCTCTGAGAAATTGCATGAAAAATTAACAGTGAAAAGAACAAATTCTTAATAAGCCAATTATAATAAGTGATTATTACctataattgatttttttaacTTTCAAATTTTTCAACAGAAAACGTAACACCATTTGAAAAAAATCTCCTTCAAACTAcattttttttactattttaCCCTCACCAGACACTTCAATTTGGAGGCAAAGAAGAAGCAAAAGAAAAAACTCACCTTCATGTTCGAAAGAAGAACCGGCGACTCCAATAATGACGTCGGACTAAGCCCCGGAGGTATTGTGATGCAAGGCGACCTCGAGATCGGAAGCTTCGCCGGAGACAAAAGCTTGTACCTCGCCATCGAATTGAGACCCGACACTGTTCGATTCGCTTCGACCGGGAGCTCCGAACTCGAGTTGGATTCGCCGGAGTCGGTGGTGGCAGCATCCATTGCGACGGTGGTGGTGTTACCGAGAGTTAAGTCGGAGGAAGAGAAAAGGAGAGGGGCATAAAGGTCATTTCAAGTTCATTTCAAGTTTGACTTGAAGCGTTAGAAGAATCTCTCTCTCAAATATCTATCTCAATGTTCTGTTCTGTGTCATTGCTTTCTCAATTTAAACATTTTTTTTGGTTCCTTCTCAGCAACTATTTCCAACCGAAAAATAATTAGTACATTATTAGTATTAATCATTGAAATTTATTTACTGTAATTTCTAGGTTAATATTAGCTCCTAGCTTAAATATATGATGAATATATTGAGTTAACAGACAATAATTGTGCATAAATATCATAAGAGCGTCAGTTTTGAATCTTATTTAAGTGCAGTTTATTTTACTTCTAAAATGTAgattattttttaattttgaaaaatgattttaataaaaaaatattaagttttttaaatttattttttataaattaaaattttaattttgaGATATTAAGATAGATATTTGAGAGAGCTGCATGTTTTTTTTTGATGAGATATCGAAGATTTAGAGAGGAATTTTAGAAATGTATGGTTATTGTTTAAGTAGAATTAAGAGGTAGTATATAGAATGTTAGTTCAATGAAAGAAGAAATATTTTTGAGATAAAGGTGAAGGTTAGAGAGTAAATCATTTCTTAAGTTAAGGAGTTTAAATATCTTAGATCTCTAATATAAAATGATGGATAAATATAAGGAAATATGATATATTATATTTTAAAGAAtatgaaaaataattataatattaaATTTATAGATAAATTTATTATGTGGAGAGAGAGTTATTTGTTATTTATTAAAAGTATAATTAATATTAAAAGAATATgttttaatatatatattaaaattcTTTAATTATTTCTTCAGTTCACTCAATTCTAAAGCAGACATATGATATGTTGTCATCAACGTAAGACTAGTATCAAGTGCTAAATTTATGGTGAACTCAATTTCTCGCTCCAACGGAAAATTAGTAATATCCTTGGGGAAAACATCAGAGAACACACTCACAACATGCAGCTCAACAGTCGCAGGCTCGTTGTCCACTCTCAAGGAAGCAAACATCATGAGCATTTGATCGTCTCCTCTCAAGGACATCTCTATCTGACGCGCAGACAAGAATCTCAAATTTGTACTCTTTTCGGGTTCGAAAAACATCACAGTCTTATCGAAGAAATTTATATTAACGCGGTTGAACTCCAACCAGTTCATCCCCAAAATAACATTGAGTCAACTCAAAGGCAAACATATCAAGTCAACTTTAAACTCTCTACCATAAATGGTTAGCGGGCAATTCAAACAAACTGACGAAGTAGTCACCGAACCATTGGTGAGGGTATCAATGACCATGCTATCACTCATAGCAAAGACTACCAAACTCAACTTAGAATTAAAATTAAAAGATATAAACAAATGTGTTGCACCAATatttgtaacaccctaaaccccacacataatttatcgcataaattaaatataaaataaaaccacgtagggtgccacacattcataacacatatgacctgctccgtaacacgggtttcaacagtaaatttcaatacacacatttgtaataagggTGTTTACACGACATCCTACTTATGTGAATCATACctgggatgtttacacgacatcctaCTTATGTGAATCATACctgggatgtttacacgacatccttctcatctgatcggtattatatattcacaaaataagacattcataacttATCACTGCATG includes these proteins:
- the LOC127117617 gene encoding probable WRKY transcription factor 20, with the protein product MDAATTDSGESNSSSELPVEANRTVSGLNSMARYKLLSPAKLPISRSPCITIPPGLSPTSLLESPVLLSNMKVEPSPTTGSFLQALHCSMASPGSATFSVTSACFNTSAANGRKSSFFEFKPHDRNMVPADFNNDLSEQSTQVEGQEKVQSFRSSPLNENEIEDQSNELSLSSPVQMVSSGTCAPVDVNSNELNLKGNTANGPQSFNDGYNWRKYGQKHVKGSEFPRSYYKCTHPNCEVKKLFECSHDGQITEIIYKGTHDHPKPQPSNRYSAGSVMSTQGERSGNRIDKASNSPEQSPVATNDLSLDGARFASTRINDEVDDDDPFSKRRKMELGNAEIIPIVKPIREPRVVVQTMSEVDILDDGYRWRKYGQKVVRGNPNPRSYYKCTNAGCPVRKHVERASHDPKAVITTYEGKHNHDVPAARNSSHDMSRHAASIETKRIKLEESDTISLNLGMGINSATENRSIGQRQMLLSEFGNNSQTQTSNSNFKFVHTTSVPVYYGVLNNGSNPFGSRENRNDGSSLNRSAYPCTQNMGRVLMGP